The sequence below is a genomic window from Paenibacillus sp. DCT19.
CAGTGAGTAGGTCTGAATAGAGCCGTCCTTCTGAATAAAGGTGTCCATGTGACCCCGTACAAACGCCGTATAAGCAGGTTCGTTAAACCATTTTCCAGTGCGCATCATCGCCATCAACAGCATCCCGGGTACATAAGCCCAACGTTTCAAAACGTACTCATGCTCTCCCTTATCATTACACTGTCCTATAACGGTATCCGCAATTTTCCGGGCGTTGCTTGCAATTTTGGCCTCTATCTTGGTCATCTCCGTGACCTCCTGTCGTTTCAATAGTAAAGGTAATGCTGCTCAGTAACCTTCGGGATGCCATCCGTCCAAAATATTTATAATTTGATACTTCATCGTCTCCGATGATGTCATTTGCCGCGACCAAGAAACTCTTTCCGACGGATTGGCACCTGCGCCACCACTCTCGTATTCCTCATAACGACAAGTTTTCTCTCTATCAGGCTCCCCCCAATTATGCCAGCCCTCGCCTGTAATGGAACCATCCATAACTGTTCGCAGAAAAGCAACATGCCCATAAGGACGCCAAGGACGCCCAAGATACACATCGTGAACCCCTTCACCACTTGTAATACGGCAATCCAAAAAGACATATCCGAATGGTGTACCTTCCGGTGTAGATGCTGCCGTTATGTACCCTCTTGATCTTTTGTTATGAAGTTGGCAGTGATCAAAGAGCGCCGTTGCCGGACCAAAAATATAGTCTACATCCCCCTCAATATAACAATCGTTATAATACTGCTTTCCTGGGCCCGTATATAACGTATCCTGATCACCGAGAAAACGCACTCTGCGAAAGACGGCATGGTCTCCATCAACAAAAGCGGCTACAGCCTGCCCCGTCCCGGGTCCAGAGGCATTTTGGATCGTTATATTCTCGGCTGTAAACTGCTTCGCAAATATATTTATGGTCCCTGAGCGAAATGTTCCGAGTGGTTTTCCCTCTGCATCCAGTGTATGTGCATTATCCGACCAGCTTATAATTGTGGTGTCTGAATCTTCGCCGAGCAATAGAATGGGCGGAGCATCAGATGGGATGGTTACTTTCTCTTGATAGAGCCCTGGTTTGATTCGAATCGTAACCTCCGATTGATGCCCCTGAGAGATCGAATCCACAGCATCCTGGAGACTGGTATAATCTCCGTTTTGTCCAGCAGATACAGTAATCAACATACGTTTCCCCTTTCAACTTACTTTGGAGATAAACTATAATGGTAATAACTAAAGAGTGATAAGGAGCGGCCATGAAAAGTGTAAGCGTTTCCCAACCGAAATACCATGTGGCAAACGAGCAATTCAGCATCCAGCACATGAAACGTGCAGGCATCACAGCTATGCCCCGGGCTCACAGTCATCCTTTCGTTGAACTGTATTATCTTAAAGAAGGTCAACGTATTTATTTTGTAGATAGTCAAGTGGTCACGCTTCAAAAAGGAGAGATTATTCTTATCCAATCCGATGAGATGCATGCGACCGCAAGCTCCGAAATTGCTGAATTTGAACGAATTCTAATTAACTATAATCCAGCACTTCTGCCCACCCCGCTTCAGGATGATACGAAATGGTTTAACAAGCGCGGCTTTCACCTTTTTCGGCTGAT
It includes:
- a CDS encoding pectinesterase family protein translates to MLITVSAGQNGDYTSLQDAVDSISQGHQSEVTIRIKPGLYQEKVTIPSDAPPILLLGEDSDTTIISWSDNAHTLDAEGKPLGTFRSGTINIFAKQFTAENITIQNASGPGTGQAVAAFVDGDHAVFRRVRFLGDQDTLYTGPGKQYYNDCYIEGDVDYIFGPATALFDHCQLHNKRSRGYITAASTPEGTPFGYVFLDCRITSGEGVHDVYLGRPWRPYGHVAFLRTVMDGSITGEGWHNWGEPDREKTCRYEEYESGGAGANPSERVSWSRQMTSSETMKYQIINILDGWHPEGY